In Pseudomonadota bacterium, a single genomic region encodes these proteins:
- a CDS encoding FprA family A-type flavoprotein: KVNHRSDIMTEVLGAKAVIFGSPTLNNGILPSLADIMTYMKGLKPSGKIGAAFGSFGWSGEAVKLLNNAMEEMKFEIIDPGVKVKNVPTHEDLKGCVALGERIAKAIKESV; this comes from the coding sequence CAAGGTCAACCACCGCAGTGATATCATGACCGAGGTCTTGGGTGCCAAGGCGGTGATCTTTGGCTCGCCCACCCTGAATAACGGCATCCTGCCATCCCTGGCCGATATCATGACCTACATGAAAGGACTTAAACCCTCCGGCAAGATCGGCGCCGCCTTCGGTTCCTTCGGCTGGAGCGGCGAGGCGGTGAAATTGCTGAACAATGCCATGGAAGAGATGAAGTTTGAGATTATCGATCCCGGCGTCAAGGTGAAAAATGTCCCCACCCATGAAGACCTGAAAGGCTGTGTTGCGTTGGGGGAAAGAATTGCCAAGGCGATAAAAGAATCTGTTTAA
- a CDS encoding HEAT repeat domain-containing protein, producing the protein MSERSLKRKLFSMLKTHALADILAELGSHPPRDGIHTLFSGICSAAEKVRWHAISAMGVNVARLADQDMEAARVVMRRLIWSMNDESGGIGWGAPEAMAEIISNHNALAEEYIHMPISYMREDGNFQEHPIQQRGVAWAVGRLAQTRLDMVLTKNPVQYLLPYLESADPTVRGFAAWAAGNLKAQPANKFLGKLLADDTIIRLYENGEIRQIPVQELAQNALDQINS; encoded by the coding sequence ATGAGCGAAAGATCCCTGAAACGCAAGCTCTTCTCCATGCTGAAAACCCATGCTCTGGCCGATATCCTTGCCGAGCTCGGCTCCCATCCTCCGCGGGACGGAATCCACACCCTTTTCTCAGGAATCTGTTCCGCTGCTGAAAAGGTTCGATGGCATGCGATTTCTGCTATGGGGGTCAATGTTGCCCGCTTAGCAGACCAGGATATGGAGGCGGCCAGGGTTGTGATGCGCCGGCTGATCTGGAGCATGAACGACGAATCCGGCGGCATCGGCTGGGGCGCTCCGGAAGCAATGGCCGAGATCATCAGCAATCACAACGCCCTTGCCGAGGAATATATCCATATGCCGATCTCCTATATGCGCGAGGACGGCAATTTCCAGGAACATCCAATCCAGCAGCGCGGAGTTGCCTGGGCGGTTGGCAGACTTGCCCAGACAAGACTCGACATGGTCCTCACAAAAAATCCCGTGCAGTATCTGCTGCCCTATCTTGAATCTGCAGATCCCACGGTGCGCGGTTTTGCCGCCTGGGCTGCCGGCAACCTCAAGGCGCAACCTGCAAATAAATTCTTAGGCAAACTCCTTGCGGACGATACCATCATCCGCCTCTATGAGAATGGCGAGATACGCCAGATTCCCGTGCAGGAGCTTGCACAGAATGCCCTGGATCAAATTAATTCCTGA
- a CDS encoding MFS transporter, with amino-acid sequence MNNPETKPHNKWKIFTVVAVGVFMSTLDSSMVNVALPSIMRDFASPLNRTEWVVMIYLLTITATLLLWGNLSDIFGRKKIYSTGMIIFAFASLACSYSTNLSMLIISRFLQALGASMMMSTGPAIIRETFPPHQLGRSLGFIGIAVSLGLMTGPPLSGFLIDLFSWRSIFFCTVPVGLFFFIFARIVLPPHSEVQKTTAPFDWPGALAWAILLTSLSLALSHAASPERNVLFLGIPLAVAFIALILFGVIESRAAAPILPLLFFTKRYFTVGITSAALSFLVLFAAIMLTPFYLANILGLKGSGIGLVMMAVPLAVMIVAPLAGWLYDHFGEKYLTTCGLLLSTLGVFLLSGLTSHSSQLEVVMKLALLGFGQAMFLSPNSASVLGRVHKKHNGISAALLATARNLGMLLGIALSSLVFSYYFSRHTSGLDMKDFSGAQIEAFMLSLKKSFQAAASLGMLGACISWFREKR; translated from the coding sequence TTGAACAATCCGGAAACCAAGCCGCACAATAAATGGAAGATCTTCACCGTTGTCGCAGTGGGGGTCTTCATGTCAACCCTGGACAGCAGCATGGTCAATGTCGCCCTGCCGTCCATCATGCGGGATTTCGCAAGTCCTCTGAACAGGACCGAATGGGTGGTGATGATCTACCTGCTGACCATCACCGCCACCCTGCTGCTCTGGGGAAATCTCTCCGATATCTTCGGCAGAAAAAAAATATACTCAACCGGAATGATCATTTTTGCTTTTGCTTCCCTTGCCTGTTCCTATTCCACGAATCTTTCAATGCTGATCATCTCCCGTTTCCTGCAGGCCCTGGGCGCCTCGATGATGATGTCAACGGGCCCGGCGATAATCCGCGAAACCTTTCCGCCGCACCAACTGGGCAGAAGCCTTGGTTTCATCGGAATTGCCGTATCATTGGGCCTGATGACCGGCCCGCCGCTTTCCGGTTTTCTCATTGACCTGTTTTCCTGGCGTTCCATTTTCTTTTGCACAGTTCCCGTAGGCCTGTTTTTTTTCATCTTTGCCAGGATTGTCCTGCCGCCGCATTCCGAAGTTCAAAAAACCACGGCGCCTTTCGACTGGCCCGGGGCACTTGCATGGGCAATACTGCTCACCTCCCTCTCCCTTGCCCTTTCCCATGCAGCCTCCCCGGAGCGAAACGTTCTTTTTTTGGGCATTCCTCTGGCGGTTGCATTTATTGCCCTGATCCTTTTCGGAGTGATTGAATCAAGGGCGGCCGCGCCGATTTTGCCTCTTTTATTTTTCACCAAACGCTATTTCACCGTGGGCATAACCAGCGCCGCGCTCTCCTTTCTGGTGCTTTTTGCGGCGATCATGCTCACCCCTTTTTACCTGGCCAATATCCTTGGGTTAAAGGGTTCAGGCATCGGTCTGGTGATGATGGCGGTCCCGCTTGCAGTAATGATTGTGGCTCCCCTTGCGGGCTGGCTATACGATCATTTCGGTGAGAAATATCTCACCACCTGCGGCCTTCTGCTTTCAACGCTTGGAGTCTTTTTATTGTCAGGGCTGACAAGTCATTCTTCGCAGCTGGAGGTAGTGATGAAACTGGCCTTGCTGGGCTTTGGCCAGGCAATGTTTCTTTCGCCGAACAGCGCCTCGGTTCTCGGCCGCGTTCACAAAAAACATAACGGCATTTCAGCGGCCCTTCTGGCAACCGCCCGGAACCTTGGAATGCTTCTGGGAATCGCTTTATCAAGTCTGGTGTTTTCTTATTATTTCAGCAGGCACACATCCGGGCTCGACATGAAAGACTTTTCCGGCGCCCAGATCGAGGCCTTCATGCTGTCTTTGAAAAAATCATTTCAGGCCGCCGCGTCCTTAGGCATGCTCGGGGCGTGCATTTCCTGGTTCCGGGAAAAAAGATAA
- a CDS encoding flagellar hook-length control protein FliK, producing MKIGDLFPIKGAVSDRQAPVTANKPAVNALGEMKLVPGQVLKGTVLSSTADGKTFLDINGKIIAASSRVPLPVGGDVWLEVQQTGTTPWFSLAGKKGAALEFLRLVMADGSSIGKAIGDLSQQGANTHFPDSILNKFQSFFQQFSEGAIGDKADQDQLIRVISWLNKGSLYQGKSGGRQMHIGQLIEELAAALSGSGLNEPGNNNAAGLKKLAGMFEQLHVFNAQEPSQGKQPVMLYPFWFASGGGWGEWLFSAEDYNQSTGQESNSGYSLQFFMNMSRIGQVSMKVHLQDKQLSGELYVADQGIRDFIVKGLPELREMLESYGFSPVDIHCSTSRENLVQLIKESIQEKIGLESYAVLDIRA from the coding sequence ATGAAAATAGGCGATCTTTTCCCCATCAAGGGTGCAGTGTCAGATCGGCAGGCGCCGGTAACGGCAAATAAGCCCGCGGTCAATGCCCTGGGTGAAATGAAACTTGTGCCGGGGCAGGTACTCAAGGGCACGGTTCTATCCTCAACCGCCGATGGCAAAACCTTCCTTGATATTAACGGTAAGATCATTGCAGCCAGCAGCAGGGTACCATTGCCGGTTGGTGGCGATGTCTGGCTTGAAGTTCAACAGACCGGCACGACTCCATGGTTTTCCCTTGCAGGAAAAAAGGGTGCGGCCCTGGAGTTTCTGCGGCTGGTGATGGCGGATGGCTCTTCCATCGGCAAAGCCATCGGGGATTTATCCCAGCAGGGAGCAAATACTCATTTTCCTGACTCCATCCTCAATAAATTCCAGTCATTTTTTCAACAATTCAGTGAAGGCGCCATTGGCGACAAGGCAGATCAGGATCAATTGATCCGGGTAATTTCCTGGCTGAATAAAGGTAGCCTGTATCAAGGGAAATCCGGCGGCCGCCAAATGCATATCGGGCAGTTGATTGAGGAGCTGGCCGCAGCCCTCTCCGGAAGCGGTTTAAACGAGCCGGGAAATAATAATGCTGCGGGATTGAAAAAACTTGCCGGTATGTTCGAGCAGCTCCATGTCTTTAATGCTCAGGAGCCAAGCCAGGGCAAACAGCCGGTGATGCTCTATCCCTTCTGGTTTGCATCGGGAGGCGGCTGGGGCGAATGGCTGTTCAGCGCAGAGGATTATAACCAGTCGACCGGCCAGGAAAGCAACAGCGGATATTCGCTGCAGTTTTTTATGAATATGAGCCGGATCGGCCAGGTCTCAATGAAAGTCCACCTGCAGGATAAACAATTAAGCGGCGAACTGTATGTGGCTGATCAAGGAATCAGGGATTTCATTGTCAAGGGGCTCCCGGAACTCAGGGAGATGTTAGAGAGCTACGGATTCAGTCCGGTAGATATTCACTGCAGCACCAGCAGGGAAAACCTGGTCCAACTGATCAAAGAAAGTATTCAGGAAAAAATTGGCCTTGAATCGTATGCTGTTCTTGATATCAGAGCATAG
- a CDS encoding response regulator, producing MESISGFRKHISLSNDQLLQKDEIIVIVDDDPGIREPLRLYLEEQGLPVDATASAANLLQILHYKKVALILLDIGLPDIDGVSLLPKIVEEYPDVAVIMLSGVSDLHIAMECIRKGADDYLSKPSQLHEIFFVVKKTLEKRRLIFENRKYQQDLEKAHFRIHLLHQLSLKMNTAYLSTIELDGILQAILVGITANEGLRFNRAFLALFDEEGKVLAGRMAIGPNCRSEAGKVWSEIEQRELSFMQIIKNLRKDCDMEDREVNRLVKSIRVHISNSENILIKSAQERRSIKVSSENGCLPVPYERRKVYGLDGEEAFTINGDRRRKATEDIFLPVPHELIALLGEDSFVVVPLFSPSKAFGVIIADNFVTREPLADGLINSLELFASQASLAIEHSHLYMEMQKKISELEALNHELDINKDLLVEAERYAALGHMAAQLVHAIRNPITSIGGVSRILSKKTTDVEWQKYLNVVIKETDRLESTLEDLFDFVSTTEYKKERVPLNSLIEKTVLLVHNNMVKQGIECKFDFPGTELMINADRHGMQQVVLHLVRNAVEAMPDGGQMSISAHPQDANIVITIIDSGLGINKDNIERAKDPFFTTKTYGTGMGLTMVDRVIKGHGGKFLLSTREGGGTEAKVILPVS from the coding sequence ATGGAATCGATATCAGGTTTCAGAAAACATATCTCTCTGTCCAATGATCAGCTTCTCCAAAAGGATGAAATTATTGTTATCGTTGATGATGATCCCGGCATCAGGGAGCCTTTGCGCCTGTACCTTGAAGAGCAGGGTCTGCCGGTAGACGCAACCGCAAGCGCAGCCAATCTTTTGCAGATCCTGCACTATAAAAAAGTTGCGCTCATTCTTCTCGATATCGGCCTGCCGGATATTGATGGTGTCTCGCTTCTTCCCAAAATAGTTGAGGAGTATCCCGATGTTGCGGTAATCATGCTCTCCGGCGTCAGTGATCTTCATATCGCCATGGAATGCATTCGTAAAGGTGCAGATGATTATCTGTCTAAACCTTCGCAACTCCATGAAATTTTCTTTGTCGTCAAAAAAACCCTGGAAAAAAGACGGTTGATTTTTGAGAACCGCAAATATCAGCAAGACCTTGAAAAGGCCCATTTCCGCATCCATCTGCTGCATCAGCTCTCCCTGAAGATGAATACCGCCTATCTCAGCACCATAGAGCTTGACGGGATTCTGCAGGCCATTCTGGTCGGTATAACGGCAAACGAAGGTTTGCGTTTCAACCGGGCGTTTCTTGCCTTGTTTGATGAAGAAGGCAAGGTTCTGGCTGGGCGCATGGCAATCGGTCCAAATTGCCGCAGCGAGGCCGGAAAGGTCTGGTCGGAAATTGAGCAGCGGGAACTGAGTTTCATGCAGATTATAAAAAATCTCAGGAAAGACTGTGACATGGAAGACCGGGAAGTAAACCGGCTGGTCAAATCCATCAGAGTGCATATATCAAACAGCGAAAACATACTTATCAAGTCAGCTCAGGAACGGCGAAGTATCAAGGTAAGCAGTGAAAACGGCTGCCTTCCTGTGCCGTATGAAAGAAGAAAAGTATACGGTCTGGATGGGGAAGAGGCCTTCACGATTAATGGCGATCGGCGCAGGAAGGCAACAGAGGATATCTTTTTGCCCGTCCCCCATGAGCTTATCGCACTCCTGGGAGAAGATTCATTTGTCGTGGTGCCGCTTTTTTCACCCAGCAAGGCGTTCGGGGTAATAATCGCCGATAATTTCGTTACCCGCGAGCCCCTGGCCGATGGCCTGATAAATTCCCTTGAGCTTTTTGCCAGCCAGGCAAGTCTGGCAATTGAACACAGCCATCTCTACATGGAGATGCAAAAGAAAATCTCCGAGCTTGAGGCATTGAACCACGAACTGGATATCAACAAGGACCTCCTTGTTGAGGCCGAACGCTACGCCGCCCTCGGTCATATGGCGGCGCAGCTGGTGCACGCCATCAGAAATCCCATAACCTCCATCGGCGGCGTTTCGCGGATTCTGTCAAAAAAGACCACGGACGTGGAGTGGCAGAAGTATCTTAATGTCGTGATAAAAGAGACCGACAGGCTTGAGTCCACCCTGGAAGACCTCTTTGATTTCGTTTCAACCACGGAATACAAAAAAGAACGTGTGCCGCTTAATTCGTTGATAGAAAAGACCGTACTGCTCGTTCATAATAATATGGTCAAACAAGGCATCGAGTGTAAATTTGATTTTCCTGGAACGGAACTGATGATCAATGCGGACCGGCATGGCATGCAGCAGGTTGTCCTGCATCTGGTGCGCAATGCCGTTGAGGCTATGCCTGACGGCGGACAAATGTCAATCTCTGCCCATCCACAGGACGCTAATATTGTCATCACAATCATTGATTCGGGGCTTGGAATCAACAAGGACAATATTGAAAGAGCCAAGGATCCATTTTTTACCACCAAGACCTACGGCACGGGAATGGGTCTGACCATGGTTGACAGGGTAATAAAGGGTCATGGCGGGAAATTTTTGTTGTCCACCCGGGAGGGCGGGGGTACGGAAGCCAAGGTTATACTTCCCGTCTCATAA
- a CDS encoding heavy-metal-associated domain-containing protein yields the protein MEDSKTLRLLVEGIVCTGCAQDMETVLKDTEGILDVSVDYAEGTITMEYEPDEISEKELFIKVRKFGFNTKII from the coding sequence ATGGAAGACTCAAAAACACTGCGATTACTGGTTGAAGGGATAGTCTGCACCGGTTGCGCCCAGGATATGGAGACTGTTTTAAAGGATACTGAAGGGATACTGGATGTATCAGTGGATTATGCCGAGGGCACAATCACCATGGAATATGAACCCGATGAGATCAGCGAGAAAGAACTTTTCATCAAGGTGCGAAAATTTGGTTTTAATACCAAAATTATCTAG
- a CDS encoding glycosyltransferase family 39 protein: MPQSELESRDYNLIIGFLALLTPLILYLNRFADDNRLTSWKWVYQDVNLPVFFISFVMAIALAYAFSRRSILKISTPRKPFVLFALSFLLASLFWQEPEVIIDTVRYFSQAKHLSQYGIKSFFSQWGYSIFTWTDLPLVSFLYGLIFTVFGESRIAIQVLTTFFYSATVVVTYLLGKTLWDEEVGWYAGLLLLGFPYLYTQTPLMLADIPTMFFVLLSIYTFLLAVTKGGSWRIILAAAAFFCAFYAKYSAWVLLTSLAIISLTHLKPAAIPTLKRSFAVALLALLLISILGLYHFEIMQNQIDFLIQYQKPGLKRWSESLASTFLFQIHPFISAGAVYSVFTAARKKDLRYAVICYLVILLLFIMQLKRIRYTLPLFPMVALMASYGLKYINLKDCKNFLVLCIINSSLVIALAGFLPFLKSMSVSNIQETAAFIDTLEAETVGVYTLTAERPLINPAVYIPLLDYHANKEIYSLGGTDPGVTLQQVEKSSLRFTWEYSLPSPYMDHAVARRYDALVILSDSTDPEIPEGIIPSLSSYTYSRSFTKDSGIFRSKTISHIYY, encoded by the coding sequence ATGCCTCAATCCGAACTTGAAAGCCGCGACTATAATCTGATTATCGGCTTCCTGGCACTTCTCACTCCTCTCATTCTGTATCTCAACCGTTTTGCGGATGACAACCGACTGACAAGCTGGAAATGGGTGTACCAAGATGTGAACCTTCCTGTATTCTTTATAAGCTTTGTTATGGCAATAGCACTTGCTTACGCTTTCTCCCGGCGTTCCATTCTTAAAATTTCAACACCCCGGAAACCGTTTGTGCTTTTCGCCCTTTCTTTTCTTCTGGCCTCTCTTTTCTGGCAGGAACCGGAAGTCATCATTGATACCGTTCGTTACTTTTCCCAGGCAAAACATCTCAGCCAATACGGAATTAAATCTTTTTTTTCCCAATGGGGATATTCCATCTTCACATGGACAGATCTGCCGTTGGTCTCATTTTTATACGGGCTGATTTTTACAGTTTTTGGTGAATCTCGGATCGCGATTCAGGTCCTCACAACATTTTTCTATTCCGCAACCGTGGTTGTAACGTACCTGTTGGGCAAAACCTTGTGGGATGAAGAAGTCGGCTGGTACGCAGGTCTCCTGCTTCTTGGCTTCCCTTATTTGTATACCCAGACGCCATTGATGCTCGCAGACATACCCACTATGTTCTTCGTGCTGTTGAGCATCTACACCTTCCTTCTCGCCGTAACCAAGGGAGGATCGTGGCGCATCATTCTTGCCGCCGCCGCCTTCTTCTGTGCTTTTTATGCGAAATATTCCGCCTGGGTTTTGCTCACGTCTTTGGCAATCATCAGCCTGACACACCTTAAACCGGCAGCCATTCCCACCCTGAAACGATCTTTTGCCGTAGCCCTTCTGGCTTTATTGCTGATCAGCATTCTCGGACTGTATCACTTTGAAATAATGCAGAACCAGATCGATTTTCTCATTCAATACCAGAAACCAGGTCTCAAACGCTGGAGCGAAAGCCTTGCTTCAACTTTTTTATTCCAGATTCATCCCTTTATTTCGGCCGGAGCCGTTTATTCTGTCTTTACTGCGGCAAGAAAAAAAGATTTACGTTACGCCGTGATCTGCTACCTGGTAATTTTGTTGCTTTTTATCATGCAGTTAAAAAGGATACGATACACCCTGCCACTCTTTCCAATGGTGGCATTGATGGCCTCTTACGGGTTGAAATATATCAATCTGAAGGACTGCAAGAATTTTCTGGTTCTCTGTATCATTAATTCTTCACTGGTTATCGCGCTTGCCGGCTTCCTTCCCTTTCTCAAATCCATGAGCGTTTCCAATATACAGGAAACCGCTGCTTTTATTGACACGTTAGAAGCTGAAACCGTGGGCGTCTATACACTCACTGCTGAGAGACCCCTGATCAATCCAGCCGTCTACATCCCGTTGCTTGATTATCATGCAAACAAGGAAATATACTCTCTCGGGGGTACAGACCCAGGAGTAACCCTGCAACAGGTTGAAAAATCATCCTTGCGCTTTACCTGGGAGTACTCCTTGCCATCCCCATATATGGATCATGCCGTCGCCCGCCGTTACGACGCCCTGGTCATCCTCTCCGATTCAACCGACCCGGAGATCCCGGAAGGAATAATTCCCTCTCTGTCAAGCTACACCTACAGCCGGTCTTTCACAAAAGACAGCGGGATATTCCGCAGCAAAACAATAAGCCATATATATTATTGA
- a CDS encoding YeeE/YedE family protein, which yields MEENKNTTAAFIVTGALLLITALYAMADNNYMYLNVYIWFGVAYGLMLQYGRFCFASASRDLFAAGVPRMAVGILVALMFFSVIQAVLMATNMSTFHPAPMGIQTIIAGLIFGVGMVLAGGCASGSLYKIGEGNGTSILSIMGISFGQAFFVTVGNKSWVPQAWIESSTSKAWVPKDKVVSWFDYYLTGFIFDQPTTQLSKTATFKDMGVAKYFIADSLINSIIPALLLIVIIYVFYSKKPFISKRQRHNKKNPDNQLALSGIGVQFEGIWSMITASTRTTIMGVIIGCTAGLHIFVMKGMQMKYHVTNFGQLLTQMGHGSDVGAFGNVFDPGYWYITTQEAQFAGWILDKLGYNVRDSVFFGVVNGLPELWRNPALWMSIGIIFGAMILALLNNEFKFKPPKGELIVWGLVGGTLMGIGSRPGLGCNIGAFFIRAAGGDPGGWVFGLGMVVGGFFGVKFFNWWTERKMASEMVDF from the coding sequence ATGGAAGAGAATAAGAATACAACTGCGGCATTTATTGTTACTGGCGCACTTCTGCTGATAACGGCTTTGTATGCCATGGCAGACAACAACTACATGTATTTGAACGTCTACATCTGGTTCGGGGTTGCATACGGACTGATGCTCCAGTACGGCAGGTTCTGCTTTGCTTCAGCCTCCCGTGATCTTTTTGCCGCCGGTGTTCCAAGGATGGCGGTGGGTATTCTGGTGGCATTGATGTTCTTCAGTGTTATTCAGGCGGTACTCATGGCTACCAACATGAGTACATTTCATCCGGCACCCATGGGAATTCAGACTATAATCGCCGGATTAATCTTCGGTGTAGGCATGGTTCTCGCCGGTGGTTGCGCTTCCGGCTCCCTCTACAAAATCGGTGAAGGAAACGGCACCTCTATTTTGTCCATCATGGGTATTTCCTTTGGTCAGGCGTTTTTTGTGACCGTCGGGAATAAATCATGGGTTCCCCAGGCATGGATTGAATCTTCAACGTCCAAAGCATGGGTACCGAAAGATAAAGTTGTATCATGGTTTGATTATTATCTGACCGGTTTTATTTTTGATCAGCCGACAACTCAGTTGTCCAAAACTGCTACATTCAAGGACATGGGCGTTGCAAAATATTTCATCGCGGACTCATTGATCAATTCAATTATCCCGGCATTGCTGCTCATTGTGATAATCTACGTTTTCTACAGCAAGAAACCTTTCATAAGTAAAAGGCAACGTCACAACAAAAAAAATCCGGACAATCAATTGGCTCTTTCCGGTATAGGCGTTCAGTTTGAGGGCATCTGGTCGATGATCACCGCATCAACCCGAACCACAATCATGGGTGTGATCATCGGCTGCACCGCTGGTCTTCATATCTTTGTAATGAAAGGCATGCAGATGAAATACCATGTCACCAACTTCGGTCAGTTGCTTACCCAAATGGGTCATGGATCAGACGTAGGTGCCTTCGGTAATGTATTTGATCCGGGATACTGGTATATCACCACCCAGGAAGCACAATTTGCCGGCTGGATTCTCGACAAACTTGGATATAACGTTCGGGACTCGGTTTTCTTCGGCGTGGTAAACGGTCTGCCCGAACTCTGGAGGAATCCTGCATTGTGGATGTCAATCGGCATCATCTTCGGTGCCATGATTCTTGCACTTCTGAACAATGAATTTAAATTTAAACCACCAAAGGGCGAGCTCATCGTCTGGGGCCTTGTCGGCGGCACATTAATGGGAATCGGTTCACGTCCCGGTCTTGGCTGCAACATCGGCGCATTCTTCATCCGGGCTGCCGGTGGAGATCCGGGTGGTTGGGTCTTTGGACTTGGAATGGTTGTCGGCGGCTTCTTTGGCGTTAAATTCTTCAACTGGTGGACTGAACGGAAAATGGCCTCAGAGATGGTTGATTTCTAA
- a CDS encoding sulfurtransferase TusA family protein: protein MAMKFDKISDGVYELDVCGFVCPHPQLYCKKSLQKIESGDTLKLIFDNASSGETIRQMLDQQGDEITAETTEGGKLVWMIEKG, encoded by the coding sequence ATGGCAATGAAATTTGATAAAATCAGTGACGGCGTCTATGAACTGGATGTATGTGGCTTTGTCTGCCCCCATCCTCAGCTGTATTGCAAAAAATCTCTTCAGAAAATAGAATCAGGCGACACCTTGAAGTTGATTTTCGACAACGCCTCCTCCGGTGAGACAATCAGACAGATGCTCGATCAGCAAGGCGATGAAATCACAGCGGAAACAACTGAAGGCGGCAAGCTTGTCTGGATGATCGAAAAAGGTTGA
- a CDS encoding FAD-dependent oxidoreductase → MSQCTNKTSQNHTVILGGGLSGLATGFMLSAAGKKVSVLESGNNVGGLSQTVSHNGFLFDLGGHRFLTKKKELEQFVLALLKDDVLDVPRKSKIYMRRKYFDYPLKPLNATFGLGLGITCEILWDYFAQRVNNFFHDKELVSLEDWVVHRFGRKMFDLYFKEYTEKVWGLECDQISMEWVAQRIDGLSLGKAIKNAFFKFSGRDIPTLTDRFYYPLLGIGEISDRMKESIEIINSVETKTRVTKIRHADNTIQSVVAVNSHTYEQHGSEFVSSIPLTSLVKMLDPGPPQEIIDACNQLKFRDLVIVTLMLNRERITDLTWMYLPEKDIPLGRIHEPKNWSPHMSPKGKTSIVAEYFCFAGDKIWGATDEELRDITAENLIQLNFIRKEDVLDFCVIRAKNAYPIFEIGYQAHYEKILDYLSTFSNLHLVGRGGKFKYYNMDHALESGIETARNILKNAPIQ, encoded by the coding sequence ATGAGTCAATGCACGAACAAAACAAGCCAAAACCATACCGTAATCCTTGGCGGCGGCCTCTCCGGACTTGCGACAGGATTCATGTTGTCTGCCGCCGGCAAAAAGGTTTCGGTTCTTGAAAGCGGTAACAATGTCGGCGGTCTTTCTCAGACAGTATCCCATAACGGTTTCCTCTTTGACCTTGGTGGACATCGATTTCTCACGAAAAAAAAGGAGCTTGAGCAATTTGTCCTCGCCCTTCTTAAAGATGATGTCCTTGATGTTCCCCGGAAAAGCAAAATTTACATGCGCCGCAAGTATTTTGATTATCCCCTGAAACCGCTAAACGCCACCTTCGGCCTGGGTCTCGGCATCACCTGCGAAATTCTCTGGGATTATTTTGCTCAACGGGTCAATAATTTCTTTCATGATAAAGAGCTGGTTTCTCTTGAAGACTGGGTGGTTCATCGCTTTGGCCGTAAAATGTTCGACCTGTATTTCAAGGAATATACTGAAAAGGTCTGGGGACTCGAATGCGACCAGATAAGCATGGAGTGGGTAGCCCAGCGCATTGACGGGCTTTCTCTCGGCAAAGCCATCAAAAATGCCTTTTTTAAGTTCAGCGGCAGGGATATTCCGACACTCACCGATAGATTTTACTATCCCCTTTTGGGAATCGGCGAGATCTCCGATCGCATGAAAGAATCTATCGAAATAATCAACTCGGTGGAAACCAAAACCCGGGTTACTAAAATTCGTCATGCCGATAACACCATTCAAAGCGTTGTCGCGGTCAACAGTCATACATACGAGCAGCATGGTTCGGAATTTGTATCAAGTATTCCTCTTACTTCTCTGGTCAAAATGCTGGACCCGGGGCCGCCCCAGGAAATTATTGATGCCTGTAATCAACTCAAATTTCGTGATCTGGTTATTGTTACCCTGATGCTGAACCGCGAAAGGATCACTGATCTCACCTGGATGTACCTTCCAGAAAAAGACATCCCGCTTGGCAGAATCCATGAGCCCAAGAACTGGAGTCCCCACATGTCGCCAAAAGGTAAAACCTCGATCGTTGCCGAATATTTCTGTTTTGCCGGAGACAAAATATGGGGTGCAACCGATGAAGAACTCCGTGACATTACAGCAGAAAATCTCATTCAACTTAACTTTATACGTAAAGAAGATGTTCTTGATTTCTGCGTAATCCGCGCTAAAAATGCATATCCCATCTTTGAGATCGGCTACCAGGCTCACTATGAAAAAATTCTCGACTATCTCAGCACATTCAGCAACCTGCACCTGGTTGGTCGCGGCGGTAAATTTAAATATTACAATATGGATCACGCCCTTGAATCAGGCATAGAAACCGCCAGAAACATTCTCAAAAACGCTCCGATCCAATGA